TCCCGCCGGCGAGGCGGACGGCCTGGTGGACCGCCTCGACCGATCCGCCGGCAGCGACGCGGTCCTTCGGTCGGGCGACGGCCCAGTCGGGGATCGCCCCGACCAGGGAGCGGAAAAGGCCGGAGGCGTCGCCCGGGGCGAATCCGGCCTCGCGCAGCCGGGCCAGTCGTGCTTCGAGGTCGGCCGACGTGTGGGCCCCGGCGGCGGCAAGAACCAGAAGCTGTTGCGCCGCTCCCTCGGCGGACGCCGCTCCGGTGGCCGCCGGCGCGGCGAGGGCGCGCTCCAGGGCGAGCGAGAAACGATGCAGATCGCGCGCCGCCGCGGCGCTCAGGACGGGGGTGGGAGCCGCCGAGGTTCCTTCTCCCTCGCCGCCGGGGGCGGCGGTCGGGCGGTGAAGCCGCTCGACCAGGGCGGTGGCCCCGCCGACTGACTCCCGCAGGTGACGGAGGAGGCCGGCGAGACGTTCGCGCTCCTCGGGGGGGCAGGCGGCGAGCAGTTCCCCGGCGAGCGCGCCGAGGTAGTCGCCGAATCGCTCTTCGGCGACGAGGTGGTGGACCTCGAGCTGCTGGATCTTCTTGATCGCGTGGTAGAGCAGGTCGGAGAGGGGCGTCGTTCCCCGTCGGCCTTCGAACTGGAAGAAGGCCCAGATTCGCAACTGCTCGGCGGTGACCGCCGGAGGGTAGTCGAGCAGCGTGTTGACGGCGTCGGCGACCAGGAGCGGCGCCAGGGCGTCGGCCAGATAGCCCTGAAGGTCCTCCAGCGCCTCGCTCAGGCGAGCATCGACCTCGCGCATCGAGCCCTATTTCAGCACATCGCTGGTCCGGGATCTGGGAACAGCCGACGCCTGCGGGGTATCCCCATGGCGAGAAGGCCAAGATCGTCCAGCGGGTGACCGTGGATTTCTGTCCCGGAGCGGCACGGATTGGCGTAGATTGAAGAGAAGGGAAGTCAACTGACGTCGCAGCGCCGAGAGCTCGCTCCGGCGGCTCGCCGAATCCCGGCAGGCCGAGCGACCGAGCGAGAAGCCTACCGATTCCGGCGGGCGGGTCTGCGCGATGCGATCGGAACGGTGAGGTGCGATCCACGGGTCGCATGGCTCGCCGTCCAGTGAATGTCGACGCCGTCCGAGGTTGCCGAGCGACCCGACGGCAGAAAGGAGTGGAGCGATGTTCCGCAAGACGCTGATGCTCGCCACCCTCATGCTGGCAATCTCGGCTCTGTCTGGCTTGGCCCAGGCGCCGGACTACGGCCAGACGTTTGCCGGCACGACGGTCGGGGGACCGACCTGGAATCGGCCCACCACGACGTCGCTTCTGAGCGCCTCCTGCACGGCCTGCCGCTATTCGACCCAGGTCTTCAAGCTGGCCGCCAACTCGGCTTGCTACATCGTGGGCCAGCAGGCCCACGACGGACACATCGCCCTGTATCGCGGGTCGTTCAATCCCGCGGCGCAGTTCACCAACCTGGTCGATCTGAACGACGACGGCGAGCTCGGCACCGGGACCTCGCGCATCCCGAGCGACGCGGATGTCGCCTCGATCGCGCTCACCGCCGGCAACTACATCCTCGTCACCAGCGCCTTCAGCAACGGGGGCGAAGGGAGCTTCACCAACACGATCCACTGCGAGACCGCTCAGCCGACGCAGGGCAGCTGTGGCTTCGGCGACATTCCGAACGACCAGGAGGTCTGTCTGTTCGAGCGCTTCGCGGTGGCGATCAACGGGATCAGCAACCACCCGACCGATGGCATCGCGACCCCGGCGCGCTTCGGGTCGAAGGAAACGGCCTTCTTCTGGTTCTATGGCGACCAGAACTTCGAAGTGATGATCAAGGTCCTCAACGCCTGCGCCATCAACAACAAGTGGTGGGTGTTCGCGGGGGCGCTGACCAATCAGGCTTACCACATCGCGATCTACGACTATTCGTCGGCCACCCGGCGCGACTACTTCAACTCCCAGGGCGTGAACGCGGCGGCGATCACCGACACCAGCGCCTTCCCCTGTCCGTAACCGGAAACAGAAGGAGCATTGGGTCTCGTCCTGCTCACGGCAGGGCGAGGCCCTTTTTCTAGAGGACCCGAGTCGTGCCGCCGAACCCGCCTCGCCGCCGCCGGTCCTTGTGTTGCCTCAGAGCCGCCGGTCTTCCAATCGTGATGGTGTTGCTCCTGGCGGGGGCGGTACGGGGAGCGGAACCGCCGCCTCAGGCGGCCTCGACACCGATTCGGGTGGAGATCCGTACCGATCTCGGGGTGATCGAGATCGCCCTCGAACCGACCCGGGCTCCGACGACCGTGGCCAACTTCCTGCGCTACGTCGATGCCGGCCGCTACGACGGTGGTCGCTTTCATCGCACGGTGCGGCCTGACAACGAGGTGCGCCCCGAGATCCCGATCGAGGTCGTTCAGGCCGGTGTGGCACCCGGGCGTGAGCTCGACGACTTCCCGCCGATTTCCCTGGAACGGACGCGTGACACCGGATTGCGGCATGTCGACGGGGCGATCTCGATGGCACGCGATGCGCCGGACAGCGCGACCTCCGACTTCTTCGTCTGCCTCGGGGACCAGCCGGCGCTCGATTTCGGCGGTCAGCGGAATCCCGATGGACAAGGTTTCGCCGTCTTCGGGCGAGTGGTTTCCGGGATGGGGGTGCTGCGGCGCATCCAGGCGGCCCCGGCGAGCGGGCAGACGCTCACGCCGCCGATCCTCATCCGGACGGTGCGCCGCCTGCCCTGATCGTCCATGATGGGGTGATGGGACGGCGCGTCCTCGAGCTCTTTTCCGGTCTCGGCGGCTGGCGGCTGGCGCTCGGCGAGCCCGATCGCGTCGTCGCGGCCTACGATATCGACACTGGCGCCAACGAGGTCTATGCGCTCAACCACGGCGAGCGACCGCGCTCACGCGAGATCGCCTCGCTGTCGGCCGCCGAGCTCGCCTCCCACGGCGCCGACACCTGGGCGCTGAGCCCGCCCTGCCAGCCCTTCTGCCGCATGGGGCGTCGGCACGGGCTGACGGATCGTCGGTCGACGGCATTTCGGCGCCTCATGGAGCTCTTCCCGGAGAACCCGCCGGACAACCTGGTGCTGGAGAACGTCGAAGGCTTCCTTGGCTCGGACGCGCATGCCCTGCTGACCGAGCGGATGCGGGCTCACGCCATGAGTTGGCGCGAGCTGCAACTCTGCCCCAGCCGCTTCGGGGTGCCGAACCGCCGGCCGCGGGTCTACGTCGTTGCGTCGCGCCGCCCGCTGGCCGATCGCGAGCCTCCCGACCGCGAGCCGGCGGCGCTCGACCGGTATCTCGACGAGGTCGAGGACCCGCAGCTGTTCCTCGACGCGAGCCTCCTGGCGCGCCATCGCCCGGGAATGGACCTGGTGACGAGCGCCGCGCGACGCACCGCCTGCTTCATCGGCGGCTACGGGCAGCGCCTCTCGGGAAGTGGATCGTTCCTCGAAGGACCCGGCGGCGTCCGCCGGTTCTCGCCCGCCGAGATCGCGCGCCTCCTCGGCTTTCCCGACGGCTTTCACTTTCCCGGCGCGCTGTCGCTCGAGCGGCGCTTTCGCCTGCTCGGCAACTCGCTCTCGCTGCCGGTGGCGCGTTGGGTCGTCGGGTTGCTCGACGGCTGAAGAACCGGCGGCAGGGCTCCCGCCTCCGGCACGCCGTGCCGGCGTTCGACAAACCGGCGGTCAGGTCGCCGGCGCGGCGTTCGGATCGACCGGCTTGCCCCAGAGCCAACCCTGTCCGAACTCGACGCCGAGCTCGGCGAGGATGTCGGCGACGCCCTGCCGCTCGACCTTCTCGGCGATCACCGCCTTGCCCAACGCGTGGGCCACGGTGACCATCGCCTGAACGAGCGCCCGGTTGGTGGGGTTGCTGTCGAGGTCGTAGACGAACGAGCCGTCGATCTTCACCAGGTCGACCGGCAGGTTCTGCAGGTAGGCGAACGACGAGAACCCGGTGCCGAAGTCGTCGAGAGCGAAGGAGCAGCCGAGCTCCTTGAGCCGGCGGGCCCAGCGCTGCAGGCCGGTGATGTCGGCGATCGCGGCGGTCTCGGTGATCTCGAAGGTCAGCGCGCCGGGCGGCAGGCCGGCACGGACGACCAGCGCCTCGATCTCGGAGAGCAGGGCTGCGCTGCCCAGGCTCGACCCGGAGAGGTTGACGAAGAGGCGACTCGCCTTGCCGGAGGCGAGCAGCTCGACCGCCGTCTCCACCACCCAGCGGTCGAGCGCCGAGACCAGGCCGAAGCGCTCGGCGGCCGGCAGGAAGGAGCCCGGGGGGATCAAGCCGCCAGAGTCGTCGACCATGCGGACGAGCGCCTCGCCGCGGTCGCTCCCGGCATCCGGGAGAGCGACGATCTTCTGGACGACCAGCCGAAGCTGGCCGTCTCGCAAGGCGTCCTTGAGGCGGGCTGCCCATCGCCCGAGCTCGTCGAGCTCCGCCTGCTCGGCAGGCTCCTGGCGGTAGGTGACGATGCGATCGCGTCCGGCGGTCTTGGCGGCCTGGAGGGCGGCATCGGCGAGTGCCAGGGCCGCGGCGCCGGACCTCGTTGCATCGATCGGGGCGAGCCCGGCGCTGACGGTGACGTCGAAGACCGTCCCTTCGCTCTCGACCCGCACGGCGGCGGCGCGGCGCCGGAGCTCTTCGGCGAGCGCTTCGGCCTCTTCGAGCGTCGTCTTGGAGGCGAGCACCGCGAGCTCGTCGCCGCCGAACCGGTAGAGGGTCGCCCCCTCGGGGAGCCGCTCGGCCAGGCGCCCGGCGAGCTCGACGAGCAGGCGATCGCCGGTCGAGTGACCGAGCGCGTCGTTGAGCAGAGCGAAACGATCGATGTCGAGCATCACCAGAGCGCCGCTTTCGCCACTCTGGGCGGCCTTCTCGACATCCAAACGCAGCTGAGCCTGACTCGACAGACCGGTCAGCAGGTCACGGGTGGCGAGACTGCGGATCACCTCTTCCTGCCGATGCCGCGCGGTGGTGTCCTGCTTGACCGCGACGAAGTGCTCGATGCTCCCCTTGGCCCCGCGGACCGGGGTGATCGTCATCTCCTCGAGGTAGAGCGAGCCGTCCTTGCGGCGGTTGAGCAGCTCACCACGCCAGACGCCGCCGGCGGTGATCGTCTCCCACATCTGTCGATAGAAGACCTCGGTCTGCACACCGGACTTGAGAATTCGCGGGTTCCTTCCCGCGGCCTCTTCTCGCGAGTACCCGGTCAGCTCGCCGAAAGCAGGATTTACCCAGAGGATGGTGCCGTTGGCGTCGGTGATCACGATTCCGTTCGCGGTGGCTTCGAGCGCAGCGTTGCGCAGCCGAAGCGCGTCCTCGGCCCGCCGCCGCGCGACGCGGGTGGCCCACGCCTCGCGGGCGGAGCGCACCGCATAGGGAAGGCGTGCCAACCGCTCCTTGAGCACGTAGTCGTCGGCTCCCGCCTTGATGCAATCGGCGGCGGTCTCTTCGTCGAGCGAACCGGTGACGACGATGAACGGCAGCTCGATGCCCTGTTCGCGCACCCGGCGCAACGCGGCGAGGCCGTTCCAGCCCGGCAGCGAAAAATCAGCGAGCACGAGCTCGGGTTCGAAGGTCCGCAGCCGGTCGGCAAAGTCGCTCTCGGTTTCGACGCGGGTCCACTCCGGAGCGAGGCCGGCACGGCGCAGCTCGCGGATCTCGAGCTCGGCGTCGAGCGGCTCGTCTTCGAGGATCAGGATCCGGACCGATTCGCCGGAAGCCGGGTCGGAGCTGGCCATGGCGAGCTCAGCAGGGCGGCTGATTGATTCGCAGCCAGTAGCGTCCGACCTCGCCGACGGCGGCGACGAACTTCTCGAACTCCACCGGCTTGACGATGTAACTGTTGGCGCCAAGCTCGTAGGCGCGCCGGATATCGGGCTCCTCGCGCGAGGAGGTAAGCACGACGACCGGCAGTTGGCGGGTTCGCTCCTCCTGCCGCACGCGCGCCAGGACCTCGAGTCCGCTGACCTTCGGCAGCTTGAGGTCGAGGAAGAGCACGCGCGGCAGGGGGCTGCGGGAGGCGACCTCGGGGCCGAAGAGGATCTCGAGCGCCTCGGCGCCGTCGCGGGCGACCTGCACCGGGTTGGCAAGATGGACGCGGCGGAACGCCCGCAGGATCAACTCGACGTCGTCCGGGTTGTCCTCGACAAGCAGGAGATCGGGGCTCTCGTTGCTGTTCATTCCGCATCTCCTGAAACGGGAAGCTGGATGGTGAAGGTGGCGCCGCGATCGACGACGCCCTCGGCGCGGACTCTGCCGCCGTGGCGCTCGACGATCCGCTGGACGAGCGCCAGGCCGACGCCGGTTCCTTCGAACTCGCGTCCGTGCAGCCGCTGGAAGACGCCGAACAATTTGTTGGCGTAGCGCATGTCGAAGCCGACGCCGTTGTCCCGGACTTGGAAGCTCGCCCAGGAACCCTCGCGGTCGCCGGTGATTTCGATTCTACGACGCTCCCGACCCGCGCTGAACTTGATCGCGTTCGACAGCAGGTTGACGAAGACCTGGCGGAGGAGCGCGGGATCGGCCGAGACCTCCGGCAGCTCCCCCAGCACGATCTCGGTTCGGTCCCTTTCGTCCGCCGGCAGCAGCTCGTCGAGAAGCCCGTGAACGAGCGGCGTCACCTCCACCGGGACGCGCTGTATCTCGTGCCGGCCCGCTCGCGAGAAGGAAAGCAAGTCGTCGATCAGCAGCCCCATCCGGTTGGCGCTCTGGCGCACCACCGCGAGCAGGCGAGTCCCCTCGGCATCGAGGCGCGAGGCGTGGTCTTCCTCGAGCATGCGCGAGAAGCCGTCGATGGCGCGCAGCGGCGCGCGCAGGTCGTGCGACACCGAGTAGGCGAAGGCCTCGAGCTCGCGGCTCTTGGCGACGAGCTCGGCGGTGCGCGACTCGACGCGCGCCTCGAGGCTGGCGTTGAGCCGTCGGATCTCCTCCTCGGCGCGAAGCCGTTCGGTGACGTCGGTGACCAGCACCAGTCGACAGGCCCGGCCGGAGAAGTCGACATCGTGGCTCCGGATCTCGACCGCGACAAGCGAGCCGTCGCGGTGGCGGTGACGCCATGGGCCGGAAATCTCGAGACCCGGGCGCGAGGACTGCAGGTTGGCCTCGAGCGCTGGAAGGTCCTCTTCCGGACGAATGTCGCGCAGCGTCCGGGAGAGGAACTCCTCGCGGGTGTAGCCGTAGGAGGCCACCGCGGCGTCGTTGACCGCGACGAAGCGCAGGGTCTCGAGGTCGTAGACCCACATCGGCGCCGGGTTGCTGTCGAACAGATCGCGATAGCGTGCCTCGCTCTGCCGCAGTCGTTCGTCGGCAGTGGCCAGATCGAGCGCGAGCCCGAGGTCGCCGGCCAGCTCCTCGAGCAGGGCGACGATCTCCGGGACGAAGGCAGCGGGGTGATCGGCGTAGAGCCCGAGGACGGCGATCGCTTCGCCGTGCGAGAGGATGGGACAGGCAGCGCTCGAGCGAAAGCCGCGCTTGCGCCCCGCCTCGCGGAACGGCTCGAGGCGCGGATCGGTCTCCCAGTCCTCGACCACCGTGGCGCGACGCTCGCGGAAGGCGGTGCCGGCGGGGCTCTGTCCCAGCAGCGCGTCCGTGGCGAGGATTCGAACCTCGTCGAAATAGCCGTCGACGCGACCTGCCGACGCTGCCGGAATCAGGCGGCCCTGGGAATCCGGCACGGCGATCCATGCCATGGTGAAGTCGCCGTCGCGGACGATCGTCTCGCAGACCACGTCCATCATGCGCGAGCGATCGCGTACCTCGACGAGGACCTGGTTGACCGACCCGATCGTACGGAGCAGGCGGTTGAGCAGGAGGATGCGCTCGACGGCCGCCTCGCGCTCGGTGGTGTCGCGCACCACGGCGACCAGCACCTCGCTCCCAGCGAGCTGGACGCGGCGCGACGAGACCTCGACCGGAAAGGTCGAGCCGTCGCGGCGGCGATGGCGCGCGGTGAAGTAGTCGCCGTCGCGCTGCGCCTTGGCGAGGTGGTGCGCGGCGGAGCCGCGTTCGTCGGGCACGCGCAGCTCGCTGGCGGTGAGCTGCAACAACTCCGCGCGCGAGTAGCCCCAGAGCGCTTCGGCGGCGAGGTTCGCCTCGAGGATCCGGCCGTCACCCGGACGCAGCCAGACCACGGCGTCACGCACCTGCTCGAGCACCAGTCGATGTCGCTCCTCGCGCAGGCGCCCCTCCTCGGAGGCCGCGAGCCGATCGGAGGTGCGGACGGCACGTACGAGAGTCAGCAGGCCGAGCGTGAGCGAGAGGAGCGCGATCGCCGCCCAGGTGTGCTCGCGAGCCTCGCCGAGGAGCGCTTCGGACCGGTCGACCTTGACCACCAGTCCCCAGCCCGTGCGCTCGATGCGGCGCAGGGCGGCCAGCACGCGCTGCCCGCGGTAGTCGAGGAACTCCCCGCCCCCGATTTCGCCGCGGGCGGCGAGCATCGCCGGCAGGCGCGAGGTCGCGGCGTCGGATGTCGAAAGGTCGCCGGCGACGGGGAAGCGAAGCGGCGACAGGAAGGCGAGTCGATCCCCCTCGACCCGCGACAGCAGGGACTCGCCGGTCTCGGTGATCACCGGCTCGTGGAGCAGGATCGGCCAGAGCGCGGTGGCCGGATCGTCCACGAGGACGACCCAGCCGAGCGGAGAACGGGCATGACGTGACGAGGTCACGGGAGAGAGGAAGACGAGCTGCCGGTTCCCGTCCGGTCCGACGAGGCCGACCCCGGACGCGAGCTGCGGAAGGGCGCGCAAGAGCTCTTCGGAGAGCTCTCGCCCGACGCCCGCTCGGACCTCGTGACGGGAATCGACGATGGCGACCGAGAGACTCTCCCAGCGGGTGCGCCCGACCTCGAGGACGTCGAGGAGATGCTGTGTCGCCTCGCCACCGGGAGCGGGTGAGGAGGCGCTCAGGGCATCGCGCACGCTGGGGAACGACGCGAAGACCGTGGCGTCGGCGAGCCGCCCGGCGAGGAGGCGTTCGACGGCGGCGACTCGCTCGTCGGCGATCGACGCGAGCTGCTTCTGGCGCTCCGCCCGGACCATGCGGTCATGGCGCAGAAGCATCGCGCCGGAGGCGACGGCGACCAGGGCGAGCAGGGCGAGCGAGATCGAGTGCCACAACCGGGCGACGGATCTCGTCGGCCTCGTGGCCGCAGGCCGCGGTTCGTCAGCGGTCATCACACCGGTCCGCAGCCCGTCGGTCGGTCAACTGAGGGCCAGCGGTCCGGTTCGCCGAGGTGCGAACGAGAGTCGATGCGCCGTCTCGTACAGGTTGGGTCCATCCCTGCGGCTCCCCACCGTCGCGATCAGGATACTCCAGTCGACCTGCCGGCCGGATGCCCTTTGTTAGAGTCGCCGACGTGGACCCGTCGCACGCCGCCGCCTTTGTTCTCTGCATCGAGGACAACGAGCTTCGGGACCAGGCGCTGCTGTTGATCGAGAGCATCCGCGCCTTCGCCGGGCGGTGCGCGTCGAGCGAGATCTTCGCCGTGGCGCCCCGGGCCTTCCTCGGCGTCGATCGAGAGACGCGCGCCCGTCTCGACGCGCTCGAGGTCCACTACCACGAAGCGGCGATCAACCGGATCGCTCCCTGGTACGGCAGCGCGAATCGACTCTTGGCTGCGGCCTGGGCGGCGGAACGCTCGAGCGCCGAGGTGCTCTTCGTGCTCGACAGCGACACGCTGGTGCTGGGCGAACCGGAGCCGCCCGGTGAGGAAAGCGACCTCGCGGTGCGCCCCGTCGACGTCAAGGGCTGTGCGAGCGCCGGGCCGGACGACCCATGCGAACCCTACTGGGCCGCGCTCTGCGCCCTCGCCGGGGTGGGCGTCGAGGCGCTGCCGTGGGTCGAGACCGTCTTCGGCGGCGCGCGCGTGCGGGCCACCTACAACGGCGGCTTTTCGGCCGTGCGCCGGGCGAGTGGCATCCCACGAAGGGCGGCCGAGCTCTTCTTGCGATCCCTCCAGGCCGGGCTGTGGCCGACCGCGGGCAACCCCGAGCATGTCGTCGCTTCGACCGGCCGTGTCTCCTCGCTCGCCAGTCGCTACTGGGGGTCGAATCAGGCAGCGCTTGCCGTCGCCGCGTGGTCGTCGACGCGACGGGTCCGACTCCTCGACCGACGCACCAACGTGCCGCTGCACCTCCTTGCCGAGGCGGGAGCGGCGGAGCGCGAGTCGTGGCGCGACCTGCGCCCGCTTCATGTCCACTACCACCGGATGCTCGAGCCGTCGCGGCGCGCCGGCGCGCTCACCCGCCTTGCCGAGCTCGGCGTCTCGCGCGATCAGCTCGCGTGGATCGAGGCCCGCCTGGCGCCGAGTCGATCGCCTTCGGCCGCGCGGGTGCCCGCCGTCGCCGGCCCCTCCGCCGGCCGCGGACGCAACCAGGCGCTGGTGATCCTCGGCATGCACCGTTCCGGGACCTCGCTCGTCGCCAGCGCGCTCCAGCGCTCCGGCGTGGCGATCGGCGACGACCTCGATGCCGGTGGGGTCGGGAATCCCCGGGGGCACTTCGAAGATGGCGAATTCCGCCGCTTTCACGAGGCGCTGCTGGCCTCGGTGGGCGAAACCTGGCTGACCGCGAGCGAGCCGTTGCGCGTCGTCGGTCCCTCCTTCGAGCGGGCGGCCCGGGAGCTCGTCGCGCGACGAGCGGATCGGCCGCTCTGGGGTTGGAAAGACCCGCGGACCTGTCTCGCCCTCGAGCTCTGGGAGCGCCTTCTGCCGCAGGCCTGCTTCTTCGCGCTCTACCGGCATCCGGTGGACGTGGCGTTGTCGCTCTGGCGCCGTGGCGGCGATGGCGAGCTCCAGCGCGACCCCTGGCTGGCGATGCGCGCCTGGGAGCTCCACAACCGAGAGCTGCTCGCCCTGCGCAAGCGGCACCCTGCGCGCTGCTACCTTGCCCAGGTGCCGACGGTGACGCACGACCTGCCGGCTCTGGTCCGGGCGCTCGGCGAGCGATTCGACCTGCCGCTGCGCGACGACGGGGTCGCCGCGGTCCTCGCCCCTGCGGAGCTTGCACCGCGGCCCGAGCTCGGAGGACCGCCCTGGACGGAGCTGCTCGCCGGCCCGCTCGAGCTCTATGCGCAGCTCGAGGCGGCGGCGGACCTGCCGGAATCGCCGGTCGAGCCGCGCGCCCTCGTGCAGACGCTGTCGAACGAGTTCCGCCGGGAGCTGCGGCTTGCCGAGACGCTGCTCTTCGCCCTGCTCGAGCGCTCGCCGGCGACACCCGAGGCGGCGGCAGCGCGTTCGAGCGAGCTGGCGGGTGAGCGGGCACGAGGCCGCCGCTTGGCGGCCGAGCTCGTGGAGGTCATCGCCGAGCGTGACCAGCTGGGCGGGGTGCTCGCCGAGATCGAAGGCTCGCGCGGCTACGCCGCCGTCCGAGCCTGGTGGGCACTGCGGACGGGGCTGCGACGCGTCGGCTCCGGTGGGCAAGGGGCCAACCCTCGAGCCGGTCGCGGCGGCGATCACCGCCGATCGTGAGCGCTCTGCGGCGATCTCTCCCGGCGTGCCCACCGCGGGTCGTCGGGCACCTCGCGTCGGCGAGGGGAGAGAGCTGGCGTTTCGCGGCGATCACCGCCGGCCTCTTCACGCTCCTGACCGCTTGGAGATTGATCGAGCACGAGCTCTGGCGTGACGAGGCCTGGCTCTGGCTGGTGGTGCGGGAGAGCGGCTCGCTGGCCGAGATGTTCGCGGCGCTCGGTCGCAGCGGCCAGGGGAACCTCTATCCGCTGCTGGCCGATCTCGTCCATCAGCTCTCCGATTCCTGGCGCGCGCTCCAGGCGCTCAACCTGGTGATCACTGCCGCGGCGGCCTTGCTCTTCGCGCGTTGGGCACCGCTCGCTCGCCCGCTGCGCGTCCTCGTCCTGCTCGGTTACTTCCCGTTCTACGAGTACGCCGTGTTCAGCCGGCATTACGCGCTCGGCATGCTGCTGCTCTGGATCGCCTGTGCGGCGGCAGCGAGTCGGCGGCCGGCGCTCGGGCTCGGCGCCTCCTTGGGACTGCTCTGCCAGACGACGGTCTACGGCTTCATCCTCGCCGTTGCGGTCGGCGTGGGCTGGCTGTCCGACCGCTGGCCGCGTCGCGACGACCTCCCGCGGATCCCCCGCGGCGAGGCGATCGCCGGCGGCGCGCTCGCCTTGGGTGGAGCTCTTGCCGGACTGTGGCAGCTGCGCCCGCTTCCCGGCACGAGCTTCGCCCCGGGCTGGCACTTCGGATGGGAGCCGGCGATCGCCACGCGCGTCTTGCGGCTCCCATGGCGCGCCTTCGTGCCCTTGCCCCGGTTCGAGCTGCACTTCTGGAACAGCAACCTCCTCGATGGCGTCGCCAGCCTCCAGCCTTGGCTGGGGTGGGTCACCTTCGTGGTCGCCGTGGCGATTCTCCGGCCGCGCCGCGCGTCGCTCGTCACCTTCGCGGTGGGTGGGCTCGGCCTCGCGGCCTTCGCCTACACCAAGTACGTGGGTGAGGGCCGCCACGCCGGCCACCTCTGGCTGCTCTTCCTCGCCGCCCTCTGGCTCGGTGGGGGGCTGCACGAGACGGTGGGGCGCCGCTCCTGGCGGGAATGGACCGTTTCGGCCGTCGTCGTGTGTCAGGTGATCGCCGGCGGCTTCGCCAGCGCGATGGACCTCGTCCACCCGTTCTCGAATGCGGCACGAACGGCGGCGGAAGTCCGCGCGGTCGGCCTCGACCGTTTGCCGCTCCTCGGTTATCGCGAGCCGCCCGCGGCGTCGGTGGCCCTCGCGCTCGGCCAGCCGCTCTTCTCGCCTGCCCGCGGGCTCTTCACCACCCATCCCGATTGGGGACCCGAGCAGCGCGATCTGCCCCTCGACACAGTCCGCTGCCGTGCCCGTGGCCTGGCGCGTCGCACGGGAAAGGATGTCGGCCTGGTGGTGAACCAGGAGCTCCCCGGCTGGCCGGAGATCGAACCGGTCGGGGAGATTCTCGGGGCGATCCTCGAGAGTGAGGACTACCGCCTCTACCGACTGCGGGCGGATCGCCTGGCCGCGACGCGAGCGTTCGCCGGCTGCAACGCGGGAGAGTGAGCGGTGCGTCCGGCGGCGACGCGGCGGAGCTCCGACTCAGGGGCTCTTGGTGGACCAGGCGACCAGCGAGCCAAACTCGAAGCCGTCGGCGGTCAGGACCTGGATCTCGTAGGCTCCGAGATCGATGGTGGAGCCGGTGACGCGTGGACGGCCGAGGAGATCCTCCGGCCCGACGTTCCCGTAGGGCTGGTAGACGCCCTTGCCCGAGAGGGGCGAGTCCGGCTTCAGGTCCCAGTTGCTTGCCAGATCGATGAACCGGGGGTCGACCTGATAGCGGTCGACCTCGAGGGCGACCGGGTTGTTGAGCGCCCGCGGATAGTCGTTGGCGACCAGCGCGACGGTGCCGATGCTGAAGATGCCGAAATCGTAGTCGCCGCCGTTGGCCCAGAGGATGTTGTTCGAGGCCCAGGCGGTGGCCGAGGCGTTCGCCAGGCTCAACGCGACGACGGACGACGCTCCGCCGCTGTTGCCGACGAACGTGTTGTTGGTCACCGCCGCGTCGAAG
This genomic window from Holophagales bacterium contains:
- a CDS encoding PAS domain S-box protein, producing MWHSISLALLALVAVASGAMLLRHDRMVRAERQKQLASIADERVAAVERLLAGRLADATVFASFPSVRDALSASSPAPGGEATQHLLDVLEVGRTRWESLSVAIVDSRHEVRAGVGRELSEELLRALPQLASGVGLVGPDGNRQLVFLSPVTSSRHARSPLGWVVLVDDPATALWPILLHEPVITETGESLLSRVEGDRLAFLSPLRFPVAGDLSTSDAATSRLPAMLAARGEIGGGEFLDYRGQRVLAALRRIERTGWGLVVKVDRSEALLGEAREHTWAAIALLSLTLGLLTLVRAVRTSDRLAASEEGRLREERHRLVLEQVRDAVVWLRPGDGRILEANLAAEALWGYSRAELLQLTASELRVPDERGSAAHHLAKAQRDGDYFTARHRRRDGSTFPVEVSSRRVQLAGSEVLVAVVRDTTEREAAVERILLLNRLLRTIGSVNQVLVEVRDRSRMMDVVCETIVRDGDFTMAWIAVPDSQGRLIPAASAGRVDGYFDEVRILATDALLGQSPAGTAFRERRATVVEDWETDPRLEPFREAGRKRGFRSSAACPILSHGEAIAVLGLYADHPAAFVPEIVALLEELAGDLGLALDLATADERLRQSEARYRDLFDSNPAPMWVYDLETLRFVAVNDAAVASYGYTREEFLSRTLRDIRPEEDLPALEANLQSSRPGLEISGPWRHRHRDGSLVAVEIRSHDVDFSGRACRLVLVTDVTERLRAEEEIRRLNASLEARVESRTAELVAKSRELEAFAYSVSHDLRAPLRAIDGFSRMLEEDHASRLDAEGTRLLAVVRQSANRMGLLIDDLLSFSRAGRHEIQRVPVEVTPLVHGLLDELLPADERDRTEIVLGELPEVSADPALLRQVFVNLLSNAIKFSAGRERRRIEITGDREGSWASFQVRDNGVGFDMRYANKLFGVFQRLHGREFEGTGVGLALVQRIVERHGGRVRAEGVVDRGATFTIQLPVSGDAE
- a CDS encoding peptidylprolyl isomerase codes for the protein MVLLLAGAVRGAEPPPQAASTPIRVEIRTDLGVIEIALEPTRAPTTVANFLRYVDAGRYDGGRFHRTVRPDNEVRPEIPIEVVQAGVAPGRELDDFPPISLERTRDTGLRHVDGAISMARDAPDSATSDFFVCLGDQPALDFGGQRNPDGQGFAVFGRVVSGMGVLRRIQAAPASGQTLTPPILIRTVRRLP
- a CDS encoding EAL domain-containing protein produces the protein MASSDPASGESVRILILEDEPLDAELEIRELRRAGLAPEWTRVETESDFADRLRTFEPELVLADFSLPGWNGLAALRRVREQGIELPFIVVTGSLDEETAADCIKAGADDYVLKERLARLPYAVRSAREAWATRVARRRAEDALRLRNAALEATANGIVITDANGTILWVNPAFGELTGYSREEAAGRNPRILKSGVQTEVFYRQMWETITAGGVWRGELLNRRKDGSLYLEEMTITPVRGAKGSIEHFVAVKQDTTARHRQEEVIRSLATRDLLTGLSSQAQLRLDVEKAAQSGESGALVMLDIDRFALLNDALGHSTGDRLLVELAGRLAERLPEGATLYRFGGDELAVLASKTTLEEAEALAEELRRRAAAVRVESEGTVFDVTVSAGLAPIDATRSGAAALALADAALQAAKTAGRDRIVTYRQEPAEQAELDELGRWAARLKDALRDGQLRLVVQKIVALPDAGSDRGEALVRMVDDSGGLIPPGSFLPAAERFGLVSALDRWVVETAVELLASGKASRLFVNLSGSSLGSAALLSEIEALVVRAGLPPGALTFEITETAAIADITGLQRWARRLKELGCSFALDDFGTGFSSFAYLQNLPVDLVKIDGSFVYDLDSNPTNRALVQAMVTVAHALGKAVIAEKVERQGVADILAELGVEFGQGWLWGKPVDPNAAPAT
- a CDS encoding response regulator; the encoded protein is MNSNESPDLLLVEDNPDDVELILRAFRRVHLANPVQVARDGAEALEILFGPEVASRSPLPRVLFLDLKLPKVSGLEVLARVRQEERTRQLPVVVLTSSREEPDIRRAYELGANSYIVKPVEFEKFVAAVGEVGRYWLRINQPPC
- a CDS encoding DNA cytosine methyltransferase produces the protein MGRRVLELFSGLGGWRLALGEPDRVVAAYDIDTGANEVYALNHGERPRSREIASLSAAELASHGADTWALSPPCQPFCRMGRRHGLTDRRSTAFRRLMELFPENPPDNLVLENVEGFLGSDAHALLTERMRAHAMSWRELQLCPSRFGVPNRRPRVYVVASRRPLADREPPDREPAALDRYLDEVEDPQLFLDASLLARHRPGMDLVTSAARRTACFIGGYGQRLSGSGSFLEGPGGVRRFSPAEIARLLGFPDGFHFPGALSLERRFRLLGNSLSLPVARWVVGLLDG